The sequence below is a genomic window from Humulus lupulus chromosome 3, drHumLupu1.1, whole genome shotgun sequence.
TGTTAGGGAATTACTAGTTGGAAATGATAATGATCACTGTTCTTAGTACCCCACTGTTTCATTACCGATATAAATTTGTTAACATcctattatattaaaatttttgaaataggtctctctctctctctcaaatcagATGAATTGTTATCCAATAACAGTGAATTGAATGAATGACAGCGTTCTGGAGTAGAATTTCCCAAGCGTTCATTAGACACCGTCCCTATTTTTACACCCCCGGCTTCACATCAGACCATGGGTCGTCCTCAACCTGGATATGGAATGCCTAGCAATGCTTCAAGAAGGCTTGATGAAACTATGGCTACAGAAATTGAGAGTTTGAGGTGACAATTTTAATGCAGTTCATGATCTAGATATtaggttttgaaatttttttgtcttctaatttttttttttcataaagctTGTCAAGCATGGAGGCTATGCAGAATGTTCTGGAACTCCTAAGTGACATGCTACAGGCTGTAAATCCTGGTGATTCTGTGGTATGAGCAATGAATTTTTTTCATCTCTATGATCTATGATATGAGCTTCTTGTCCCCTTTTTTTAATCTCTATGAGCTACTTATCCCTGAAACTTAATGTGGTTCT
It includes:
- the LOC133822836 gene encoding TOM1-like protein 6; the protein is MVKNCGDYVHFQIAERNVLGEMIKIVKKKADMQVREKILVLLDSWQEAFGGPGGKNSQYYWAYDELRRSGVEFPKRSLDTVPIFTPPASHQTMGRPQPGYGMPSNASRRLDETMATEIESLSLSSMEAMQNVLELLSDMLQAVNPGDSVV